A stretch of DNA from Carya illinoinensis cultivar Pawnee chromosome 12, C.illinoinensisPawnee_v1, whole genome shotgun sequence:
taatttgacctaatcattataaattttctaaatttaaaaaaaaaatctaattttttaaatctaaaaacaaaaattattttttaataagatttattacTCATCATCTTCACACACCGTacaacatatttattttttttaattttttttgttttattctttttaaactaattagattttttacttatcattcattaattatatatttggtagaaaataaaataaaataaaaactaaaaaagatgTGTGATgcgtagtaccagaatgttgagtaaaattttttaaactcaaattatttatctattattcttgagatattctaaatatataaatggaGCCTTAAAACTGAACTTCCTTCCTGATTCTCTAGGCTCTCTTCAGCCATTTCCATGCATTCATCGTGATCGTACAACTAAACATTGTCTAAATTCCATAAGACATTAAGTCTGTGTTTAGTAAGTGAAAACCTTAAACTaccttttttttatcatttataaacattaatttactattatttattgactatttattatttttttatttactatttttttattaatattcataatttaaaatCCCTTTAACATTTAAACATAGTGTTAATTTTATGGATAATACTGTTTGAACCGATAATTGATTGATAgttaatcatttttatttttaattatttttaatattttttagtgattaagtaaatgaatattattgagtttttattttttttataaaaaaatattttaaagtgttaaaaaattaaataaaagaaaaagaaaataaaaaacttgaaatgCCTTATTGAGAGTAGGTTGTAGGTAGAGTAATCTGTCCCAGTAGCAGTATCTAATTTTATCGGTAGGGGTACTGTGCGGCTCTGCCCTTCGTCCGGGGGAaaagaaaaacgaaaaaaagTGACGAGCAACACGCAACAACTACTGGGGGGTTAATTGTAATGGACCCCATATAAAAACGTAAAACACACGCAAAAAGGTCCATATGTTGTCACTCGTCATTGAATAGGCCTTTGGAAAGTACGTACGCTAGCTTTAATAATCGCCGGCCGAACTTAGGCCTGGTGTCAACTCGTGTTGCCCACGACAACAGTAGGGGACCCGGGCGTCCCCTAAGTGCATTacaagttttttaatttttattttattttattttaaatttttttaacatttttaattattaaaaaataattaaaacatataattttattaatactcacttttttaatcattaaataaaataaaaaattaaaaaaataataaataaattgtaataaaataataactatatCATTTTTACTCTAACTTATCAAGATCAGCCTGAACGTTAGGCCGGTCTACGTTCTCCAGTGTCTCTACtagagagaaaataattttatttatcctttttatatattatatattatatattttttaatttttttaataataaatatataatatataaatgataaatagaataattaaattaataattaaattaaaaataattttaaaatatataaaatatataatatgagataatGAGTAGCATCTCTcaaatataatcataattatTAGTTGTAAAAATGTCGCATGTTCttttggaaaaataataaattttattgttaaaaaattattattttttatataacacttaatattatttattttttaaaataaatatataacatttaCATATTCTATAACTATAAACTCAATTTCTCCTTCAAATTATTTTAGCGCGATTCCATAAAAGATACACAATACAATCCTATCACATAGCTTTTAAAACTGTTCAATCTATATAATAAGTCTATTTATCTCGGGATTATAAAGAATATGTGGAAAAGAATTATAAGGAGTTCAATATGCATCGAAGGGTATACATAGATTACTTATAGTGTCATGTTGTTCGACAGCACATCATGTTTTACAGCCAACTGATCCAATTGTCATTAGATGagttcattcaaaacttttgttttttctcaccaataagatgatattatattaacattataCAAAATGTTACATGAGTTGTGGAGAATTACATTTAGTGTGCCAAAATTTCCCATTAATGGAGCtgggttttttaataaaaaatattttctttacaaaaagattttatagaaataaattaataaatttatgtcatttaatgtgatatattaaattataaaattatttttttataaaaaatatataataaattatataaaattacgttaatttatgaatttatttttataaattttttttataattatcgatttattttcttttgcacgAAAGGCCTGAGTACTGGTAAATATTTCACGAGGTATTCTGATCATAGGTTGTCGCAGGAAATCATTTATATTTAGCTTTAAGTCTTAAAAAGATATAATTTAGTTTGTCGCTACTCGCTAGATTTTTAAAAGCCTCAAAATGTCGTTTTCGAAAACTCTAGTGTCAGAGTGAGGACTCTTTCGGCCTAATGGTATTTCATTTCCAACGGTACTCGAATCCGGGCCCCCACATGCAACTGGGCTACATAGTACATATATATGCCCCCCCAAATTTGACTAGAAACCCCCTCCCCCGGCcagtaaagaaagaaagaaaaactggTCTAACTGTTCTTGATTAAAGTATTGGGCCTTTAATTCAAATCCTTCTTTTTTCAACCGGAGTTGTTTTCGTTGGACCCATTGTGATCGTGTCATGTACCGAAAGTATTCCATTTTTGAGCATGACCAGAGGGGTCACAATCTTGATTGAATATTAGTTGCTTGACCATCTAGACGTTGCATGTTAACGTTTATGTTAAATTACTCATGTTTTTgcaaactgattttttttttttttgaagttttgaaaatttatttaaattaaactgCTCAAAACCCCGTACTGGATCGGAGGAAGTAGGTAAAGCTGTGGCCTGCGAGCGGCCAGGTCAATGATTACAGTAGTGACTTCAACAACTTGTCGATCCGGTCGTTGATCACACTTCCAacctcaatcatctttaataattGCATTGGGCATGCATGTGATACTCTGCATTTTTGTCGCTGAGCCAAAAGGAATACCAGTAATATTGGATACATTTCTAGTTTATGTAAACTTTGTCAAAAAATAGTAAGTATGAATCTacatgaaaaatttatattttaaggatgtgtttcatttttttttttttttcaaaaagaaatatgCCATATTTGCACATCTTTAAACTGTAATTAAAActacttaaaaaatatatttaactaaataccaagatatataatatagaggTACGTACtcatgataattttttattcactcTCACAGtatataagaatataaaaagCAACCAAACGTATATTAAAACATGAAATATATAGATCGACCGGCGgatgaaataaaagaaataagaaactgATCAAACGAACAGGCTGATCATCAAGTTTTCACTTGCAAATCAATTCTCGGAGCTCATGATTTGGTGAAACATTAATCTTCATCGTGCAGTTCATTTCGGCggactttttcttcttcatcacaAACATCAATTCCACTTTCCCGCTGAGCTTGGCATGGCTTGTCAGCGTCAAGAACCCGCCACTCAACTCACTTCCAAGATTCGAAGTGCTTTGCAGGGTATTTGAATTCACATTAACAGTAACACTTACTTTTTTAGTCGAAAGCATCCCAGCCTTTCCCTTAGGAATACTAACCTCACCCACTGTCACGCCGTCGTACACGAACGTGGCAGTGGCGCTGTCATACTTGTAGGGACCGAAGTTGGTGTTCTTAACCCTAACTTGGGTTGTGAAGCTTATGTCAAAGGAAGCCGATGGTTGAGTGCTAGTGCTCACGTTCTGGAACATCACGTCTGAGCCCAACCTCACTTTAGGGGTCTTAACTTTCATCACAGTAACGGCAAAGACAGCAATGACTATGGCCtgaaaaacaacaaatatagCAATATATATGGCCAACTTGATCCTTTTCTTCCGGCGGAGCTCGTCGGGGTTCGCCGATTCTTCATCGCTTCTAGGGTACCCATTTGCTGGTGCCAAGGGATAGGCAGGCTGGTAATTTGTCTTCTCGGCCATTTTGCTTGATTTGCTACTTcgaaaagtgaaaagaaatgaactcTTCGAATTATATGTAATATGATCCCTTTTATCTTTTGTTTGCTTTTTTAGGATGAGTGGATGGAAGAGATGTTTGTAGTTGTGGTGGGAGAGATCTTATCatgtgctatatatataaaggtttACATAAAATAAGTAATGGGGTAGAGCTTCGTGGAAAATGGGATCAgtactctttgacttggaaaTTGGAATTGTTAAATTAATTGGAATATGGCAATCAAACGCGCTTGAAGAGTTGAAATTTTTGGGCTTCTAGAGGCCGGATGATGATTAATACTACATATCCGATATTTTACTTACGTGACTCAtgcatataattataataatcgTACCTTTTTCAGTCTTGatatttttaacaaatatttaaggAAAAATGTCGTTTTTCTCGGTTAAATCTCTTTTTCCGAGTACACAGTCGATCAATATCTAAAGAAACTTCGATTCTATCCGACGTTGAATAAACTTGATCCATGTATCACGGTTTTAGACAGATCAGCATGATATTTTGCCCTTGAAAATAACAAAGGGATTCGACACTTGATTCATCATGTGATCGTAGATATGATCAAGAATTAATTATAATGAGATAACAAAAACTAAGGTGCCGtttgatagtgagttgagatgagaagaaaattgaaagtcgaataaaatattattttttaatactattactattttagaatttgaaaaaagttgaattatttattatattttaatcgaGAATTTATAATGAGATAATATAAACTAAGGTGCCGTTTGATAGtaagttgaaatgagataagatgaatcgcgtagaaagttgaataaaatattgttaaaatattatttttttaatatattagtagttgaaaatttaaaaaaattgaatagtttattatattttatatggaaacttaaaaaaattataatgatgagattagatgaaactCTTCTTGTATATATCCAAACAAGGTATGAAGGTACTATATATTGTTGGTAAGTAATAtgtgaaagaaaaattctatttataaactGGTGTGAATAATACAGTAAAGTGTTAACATGATATGATTTAATGTGgaagataatttttaaattttaaatctagttatttaaattatatgaattaTGTACTCTACATACTGGctagagaataaaataattttgtgttAAAAATTTATGAGCAATCGTTTATATAGTACTTTGCCTTGTATTACATTAACTGTACCTTAGTAATCATTCTATCTGTCTTAAAAATCAATGTCATTCTAGATGCTATCTTAAGAGATGAACTATACATATTTAGTTGTCCTATTGCTAATTAACATGAAGTTTTCATTTGGTTACGTagtttagatgaaatgagataagatattttgaatagtaatgaataaaatattattatagtataattttttaatattaattttatattgtgatttgaaaaaattgaattatttattatattttatataaaaatttaaaaaaattataataattatataagatgagatgagatgagattgtttaatttttataacaatCCTGACAAATTTTGTAACAATCATGGGAGCAAAGTTTCGGGCATCCACCGTCGTTGACTGCTGCACACAAACGATGAAAACAGCGAAGAGTTCCCCGCGACGCCATCCATCATATGATACGTACCGCCTAAAACCCAAGTAGTCAATGCTCTCTCCTCAACCATTTGTTTTCACATTATTCTCGtctcatttaatttaaatattacaatttttttaaattattacataaaatttaatagatcattcaatttttttaaattttaaaataaacataatattaaaaaattatattttaataattaatttttaatttttatctcaattcatctcatctcattatttacaaaaaaaaatactgtcATAAAATGTAAACTACACGACCAAacaattatttctttttctttttcagaaattttatttctatatttttttaaacctaGTAAATTATTAGGATTATAATTTtgatgcttataaaaaaaaaaagagtataattTGAATAAGTTGTACCTTTTATTGGGAAAAGCTGTACACtaataatatttgatgttaCATTAAACAGGCTAGGTAGGATTTTGAAAAGGATCGATCTTATTGATCAATAAATGCACTAAAAAATATTCCTTCTCATAATTAATTGAGCCATAAGAATTCCCACCCGATCACAAAGATGTACTGTACAATTGTTTTCAAAAGCCGTACGTAGAATATTGATATTTATTTGGttaattcataatatttaagaTCAAAATATTTCACTGCATGCATGCACCTGTTGGGAATTACTACGTACCCAATTAATGGCACTTTTTTTAGAGGAATCACTTACTTAGCAATGTTTAATTTTAAGATGAATATTTTCTCGCGCATGATATGTACCCATAGAAACGATGGAAGATGCTAGCTAGCGGGCCAGCCGAGGCCTACAGAAGCAACAGacattgatttgattttttagcTGCAAGCAGACGGGgacttcttttcctttcttttttcccctAAGCAGATCAAGGTTTTGATCTTGTCTACACCCTTTAGCATccagtacatatatatacttcCTCAACAGCCAAGCTTCCACAACAAGCAATAAGCTTGCATGTTCCCTACAATAATTCTGATCAGCCACGCCCCCAAGAGGATATATATTGCATGGTTAGGTTCATGCTCCCTTTGATACTAGAGTATCTTAGATAATCTATGAATAATAGTCATATTGAGAATAATAGTGAATATATAGTagtaaatagtttgtgaataggtAGTAAATTAGTATGAGAATATCTTAGAATAATTGTGTTTCCAAACAGACTGATCCTATTTATAATCTTTCATTGGAATGTCCAAATCACATGAAATATATTCTAAAAGGACTaatcaatgatataattagagctttattggaatcttataaagaataaaaatttcttattccCAAACAATGTGAGATCCCATACACCATCAACTCTTATATATCCCTATCGTATGAGAGTATAAcaaatagtcactttcttaataattaagaaaaaaaaattaaaatatatgagttTGCACATTTGATTGGCATATTTACGAggcatattattattttccctttttattttaaattatttatctagGCAGacatgaaatttcaaagaagCGAGTTGTCTATATGGATTTAATTACCGATGCATGAATTATAAGTAAATGGCGGCGAAAACCATAGGTTATCTATGCATATTACATAACCTATATATCTAATTACAAACCGATCGAAGAGCCACCCATAGAGAGAAATTAAGGGAAGGACCGGGGAAGGATAAAGTGGTCGGAACTCAGAAGATCAAGGCTTGCAAAGACTAAGAAAATAGTAACGATAATAACCATAACAGATTCAACATACAGAACCTTCCTCCTCGAAAAGTACTTTGTCTTACAATAAATTCAAGCTAAATAGCGCCAAAACATGTTATTCACAATCTAAAACATGAACAGCTTGGCTTTTCAAATCAACAGTCATGGTGCAGTTCATATCCGCAGTCTTGCgcttcttcatcatcttcatcagcGTCACCTTGCCTCTCAATCTCGAAAGGCATGTCAATGTCAAATTCCCGGAATTCAGCTCATTGTTCAACTTTGCACCATCTATGACGACCCCATTCGAGCTAACATCGATCGCAACGTTCATCCTCTTCGTCTTCCTAGCTTTGGCACGTCCCTTGATAATATCTCCATCACCCACAACCGCATTCGCAAAAGTAACGTTAGCAGTGCTTTTTTCAAACCTGAAATGTCCGAAATTCTTGTTCTTCACTGCAATTTCAGCATTCAAAGTCAGAGTGAAGAAGGCAGGAGAGTTTGATGCATTATAGGTGAGGTTCTGCACCGTCACGGATCTTAGCCTAACGCTAGGAGTTTTGATGCGCATCACTGTCAATGCGAAAACCAGAATGATTATGGTCTGGAACACGACCCCAGCTATGATATATGCATAGCATTTCCTGTTCTGCATGTTCTTGAATTTCTCCGACTCCAACATGGCTGTATATGTAAGTTTGGCACCTGATTAAGCGCTTCCTTTTCAGCCTTGTCTCTGGATttgtaaaagtaaattaattagCTGTTATATGTTACTGGAGTTGGATTGCTCGAtttcaatatataattataggtAACCGAGGATTTCGCATACATTTCTAATTTAGTGATCTTCGTGGAAGATGAACATGATTAACGTGGAAGTAAGAGTTTTCTTATTGGGCGTCATGATGAGAATGCAAGATATTTGTATAAGTCGTCTGGTTTTTGTCAAATGTCAATAGAGGCTCTTGGACGATGTTAAAAGTATTGAAAATAGTATGTGTTTACCGTGTTTAATTAAATCCACTTAATTTAGAGAGTAAATGGATATATCACGGCCTTCATGAATGGCAATTGGAGAGCAAATGCAACCTTCATGGCAATTGGTTGACACGTACCAACTGTCAGAAACAAGTCGATGTAGAGGCCGGTTGAGAATAGGGCCAATTGGAcatcaaatcaaatttattcctGCGCCGAAAGCTGGTGATTTTTTGAACAGTGCGTGGTTCACGAGAGTCCGGAATACAGCGCAATGCTATGGTCCAAGAAGCAGGATGGATGGGTTTGGCAGCAGGCGAGGGGGCCTTGACTTTGGGGTTTCATCTCACTCGTTTTCACATACCATGCCGAAGTCATGAAAAGCAAGTCACGGTTCACTTTCGAGAAACCTTACTCAAACTCACATGCACAAAGTCAATCGCCTTGTTTTTATATTCAAACTTAATTGGATGGTTTTAAATTACTCTGTTGTTTCCGTTTGCGTTCAGATTCTTCTGTCAAAATATCAGCAttaatttgatgtgatatacGGTATCAATTAATCTTGTGAGCTAATTAGATCATGTGAATTCATCACATGAATGGAAtccaaagaaattaaattagtaGAGGTACGTTTAATTTCCTTAATAATAATTGATGTGGATCGACCGATAATGAATCATTACCATTAATGAAACCGTGTTGACATAGCTAAGGCTTCGTTTGATTATACAGTAtttcaaataagataaaattagatattttgttaaaagttgaataaaatatttttataatataaatttttaatattagttttattttgaaatttgaaaaaattaaattgtttattaaattttgtgtaaaaatttgttaaaattatattaattatatgagatgagataatttgaatTTGGATATCCAAACCAGCCCACATCGATCCGCATATGAGCATATATAATATTGCAGTTTACAATCAGCGCCCTCAAATTTTCCCGCTATAGAAAACTTAGCACGCATGAGAAGGAGATGGAAGGTATATTTAGAATGAAAAATCCACataaaagttgtattaattttcTCGCTATAGAAATGCTACATATACACTCATCAATTGTATGAGTTTATTATCATTAGGGTGAGGCTACTCTGCTGCCTCACCCTTACCGCTGGGCTTACCACCCAgtgtaaagttttttttttttttttcatttcacatttttttaatcactttcttaatcattaagtaaaaaaaaaaatacaccaatatatttaaaatcactttcttaatcactaagtaaaaaaaaaaaatttttttgccGAGCAGTCAACCTCAGGCGGCAAAATAGTTTTTTccttatcattattctttttactaatataaattttacaaatgaaaactagaatatataaaaagaaaatctccACCTTTTGaaaggaaattttaaaattgagacATCAagacaggtttttttttttaatgtataaattaagaGCAATGCTAATTGCAAGTAATTAAGTGCATGCGAAAGATACATATATACTACCGTTCACGCTTTTGATATATCATaatttactttgaaaaaaaatttaattttgaaattattttgtcaataaaattatattatattatgtcaACTCGTCATGTGTAGAGGATCGATGTGTACTAGTACTCCTCGCAtgcttgtaaatataattttacatgaTAAATTCAGGCTTAATTAGCAGTACGTACTTATGATCATGATGGGTGACAAAAACGTACATAGTGGTGAATGTCGACACTTTGCAAGTTGCAAGCATGAGTTTAGGATTTGAATATGTTCTTTAGTGGGATAGGATGCGAATTTTGAAAGGCCAACGATTCCATATATGACCACCAAACCATGAATCAGGTTGACTCTTTCCATTGAGAAtcatgcatttaattttttactcaTGGGGCGGCTGGTCATGCTGCATGTCATCTCATCAACATCatgcttttatatatagttcccatatatttatattgaaaaaatcttttttctttcggCCCATACAGATCGAGGTTCGATCGATGGATCGGACCCGAAtacaatatattttacatatctTTGGCCACTGATGATAACAATTTtaattcaatattattattttagtagTCTTTAATTTGCAAGAATACTTTCCCTCGATCGTGATGTGCAACGTTGTCAAGAAGAAAGGGCACTAGTAAACAACATTAATTTCAAGAGTACTAGTACTTCATGTCTCCTAAAATAGGAATTAAAAATGCTGGCATATGCgactaaaaaaaatgaaatcctacataggaaatatatatatatacacaacaaacaaacaagatGATCTTGTCATATACCTAAACCGATAGATGAATTTTTTGAATGAAAACATGAATAGGTTAAATTCTTATGTTAAGTGGTGGgcaatatgattaatatataatcataATATGGTGAGGTTTGAAAGTCTTCCAATTTCTTAAAGGTGAGTACTATACCTCGTTTGACATTTTGACATCATCAATTAGCTAGAGTACTTGAAAGTTTATAGCATGCA
This window harbors:
- the LOC122289072 gene encoding uncharacterized protein LOC122289072; translated protein: MAEKTNYQPAYPLAPANGYPRSDEESANPDELRRKKRIKLAIYIAIFVVFQAIVIAVFAVTVMKVKTPKVRLGSDVMFQNVSTSTQPSASFDISFTTQVRVKNTNFGPYKYDSATATFVYDGVTVGEVSIPKGKAGMLSTKKVSVTVNVNSNTLQSTSNLGSELSGGFLTLTSHAKLSGKVELMFVMKKKKSAEMNCTMKINVSPNHELRELICK
- the LOC122289373 gene encoding late embryogenesis abundant protein At1g64065-like, producing MLESEKFKNMQNRKCYAYIIAGVVFQTIIILVFALTVMRIKTPSVRLRSVTVQNLTYNASNSPAFFTLTLNAEIAVKNKNFGHFRFEKSTANVTFANAVVGDGDIIKGRAKARKTKRMNVAIDVSSNGVVIDGAKLNNELNSGNLTLTCLSRLRGKVTLMKMMKKRKTADMNCTMTVDLKSQAVHVLDCE